From a region of the Asterias amurensis chromosome 2, ASM3211899v1 genome:
- the LOC139933886 gene encoding proton myo-inositol cotransporter-like isoform X1, whose amino-acid sequence MYEMTDLLKAEPNMDSDDSRDGGRYDQGTTSPLVKHPDTEPKLTTFTKALVTFAAIGGFLFGYDTGVVSGAMILIKDEFNLTTVWEEVVVSVTIGAAAVSALAVGTLNDVTGRRPMIILASILFMAGAIIMCFSPSKEVLVIGRLVVGLGVGLASMTVPMYIAEASPTHLRGRLVTVNQVFITGGQVIASVIDGALSYWPWGWRLMLGLGAVPAAIQLVGFIFLPESPRWLILHHHHEKARRVLTLVYGKGSPYIDSEYENISRSAAQQDKGKQWVILRILRTPAVLRAVIVGCGLQMFQQLVGINTVMYYSATIIRMSGVQDNSTVIWLAAVVAFCNFLFSLVGLYLVEKVGRRILTLGSLLGVAFSLSFLGVGFLLMSINSPVVTQTYPQAGVCNTYHDCQQCILEDQCGFCFELDQNKVVNNSSCLPVNNTNLNYATVGPCSVREKGPKAPEWAMEYCPTSFGPMAMVGLVIYLISFAPGMGPMPWTVNSEIYPHWARSTGNSLSAMTNWLFNLLISMTFLSLTEQITRQGTFFMYSGIAVVGLVLIYWLLPETKGRPLEEVIDVFKKPWCCAGQYSTGSPYSPLGGSTNSSNDQAETELECYQAQGSKEATSK is encoded by the exons ATGTATGAGATGACAGACTTATTGAAAGCAGAACCTAACATGGACAGCGATGACAGCAGAGATGGCGGCCGTTATGATCAGGGTACAACAAGTCCCCTGGTCAAGCACCCCGATACTGAACCCAAACTTACTACATTCACCAAAGCGTTGGTCACCTTTGCAGCTATTGGGGGTTTTCTCTTTGGATATGACACTGGAGTTGTCTCCGGGGCGATGATCCTCATCAAAGATGAATTCAACTTAACAACCGTCTGGGAGGAAGTTGTG gtgagTGTGACTATTGGTGCAGCAGCAGTGTCGGCGCTTGCTGTGGGTACATTAAACGATGTCACAGGCAGGAGACCTATGATCATTTTAGCTAGTATACTATTCATGGCTGGCGCAATCATCATGTGTTTCTCACCTAGTAAGGAAGTGCTCGTCATCGGCAGACTTGTCGTGGGTCTTGGCGTAG GACTTGCATCTATGACCGTGCCGATGTACATCGCTGAAGCATCACCCACTCATCTTAGAGGTAGACTGGTTACGGTCAATCAGGTCTTTATAACTGGAGGTCAGGTCATTGCTAGCGTGATTGACGGAGCTCTGTCTTACTGGCCATGGGGATGGAG GTTGATGCTAGGATTAGGGGCAGTACCAGCTGCTATACAGCTAGTTGGCTTCATCTTTCTACCTGAGAGCCCTCGTTGGCTCATTCTGCACCATCATCACGAGAAGGCAAGGAGGGTTCTGACCCTGGTATACGGCAAGGGTAGCCCCTACATCGACAGCGAGTATGAGAATATTAGCAGAAGTGCAGCACAGCAAGATAAAG GAAAGCAATGGGTGATTCTAAGGATTTTAAGGACCCCGGCCGTTCTTCGAGCCGTAATTGTTGGCTGTGGTCTTCAGATGTTTCAACAGTTAGTGGGAATAAATACAGTCAT GTACTATAGTGCAACTATTATCCGTATGTCTGGAGTACAAGATAACTCCACAGTCATCTGGCTTGCAGCAGTGGTAGCGTTTTGCAACTTCCTCTTCTCGCTGGTTGGTCTTTATTTGGTAGAGAAGGTGGGAAGACGCATTCTTACTCTTGGAAGTCTCTTAG GTGTTGCATTCAGCCTGTCATTCCTCGGTGTTGGATTCCTGTTAATGTCCATCAACTCTCCTGTTGTTACTCAAACATACCCGCAAGCTGGTGTCTGTAACACATACCA TGACTGTCAGCAGTGTATCTTGGAAGACCAGTGCGGATTCTGTTTTGAGCTGGACCAGAATAAAGTGGTCAACAACAGTTCTTGTCTACCTGTGAATAACACCAACTTAAACTATGCGACAGTTGGTCCTTGCTCTGTGAGGGAGAAAGGACCCAAAGCCCCTGAATGGGCTATGGAGTATTGCCCAACGTCATTCGGTCCCATGGCTATGGTTGGACTTGTTATTTATCTGATTTCGTTCGCTCCGG GTATGGGTCCAATGCCATGGACAGTGAATTCAGAGATCTATCCCCATTGGGCTCGAAGTACAGGTAACTCATTGTCCGCAATGACCAACTGGCTCTTCAACCTTCTCATCTCAATGACGTTCTTAAGTCTGACTGAGCAAATCACCAGACAAG GCACGTTTTTTATGTACAGTGGTATCGCAGTAGTGGGTCTAGTGCTGATCTACTGGCTACTACCTGAGACCAAAGGACGACCCTTGGAAGAAGTGATTGACGTCTTTAAGAAGCCTTGGTGTTGTGCAGGCCAGTATTCAACAGGTTCCCCCTACAGTCCATTAGGAGGCTCCACCAACTCTAGCAATGATCAAG CTGAAACAGAGTTAGAATGCTACCAGGCTCAGGG
- the LOC139952083 gene encoding uncharacterized protein produces the protein MMRQLKLDYRDPCMFGEEIQSLMYGFFARNRSTFRDMIKDLGHLYWRRFLVTFKAHCMNIQLIANPYDLGSSYRNVIIEGFNYLDMQLLIGEENVVKMEEFIEDTAVLASYRHLMNNLDAKSHSKDPFCVRECRDVFKKVFGEPSKGPFTKVKAWIFLSIYLRAAAALIVTLRRWMDSTVIIKHDDPDYWTPPPCDIFLFYSFSDEVFKLLPSQTTHRSPKITRKEVTMKDYQYFGVGAIEKFRPKRPEKDKSKGKPKETKIIEVTKPDSCMILELTTAPDLLFKNNNWGIVSFKLVRHSHSGPCIHWRPFYKDESDKQVEDMIFSIMELLTSEERKRYLHGLVQEKNRQKQSQDLLQEHFTLDYFSDGGKPGVPPLHELCHPPIEIKKTYVLKRCSKCNQIEKEKRTFKICKICYDRMQVRFRSYCSRDCQVSDWPRHRREHKELERVRCLLEEEDSEEAWENELVQYINGYYKTEDTVSAPGRRAKSVTSSQKSEECSDSS, from the exons ATGATGAGGCAGCTGAAACTAGACTACAGGGACCCATGTATGTTTGGGGAGGAGATACAGTCCTTAATGTACGGCTTCTTTGCCAGAAATAGATCTACATTTAGAGATATGATCAAAGATCTG GGCCATTTATACTGGAGGAGATTCTTGGTAACTTTCAAAGCGCATTGTATGAACATTCAACTGATTGCAAACCCTTACGACCTG GGTTCATCCTACAGAAATGTGATCATCGAAGGGTTCAACTACTTGGACATGCAGCTTTTGATTG GTGAGGAGAATGTGGTGAAGATGGAAGAGTTTATTGAAGACACAGCTGTCTTGGCCTCCTACAGACACCTCATGAATAATCTAGATGCAAAGTCACACT ccAAAGATCCTTTTTGTGTGAGAGAATGCAGGGATGTCTTCAAGAAAGTGTTCGGTGAGCCCAGCAAGGGACCTTTCACCAAAGTCAAG GCGTGGATATTCCTTTCCATCTATCTGCGTGCAGCTGCAGCTCTTATCGTAACCCTGCGTCGTTGGATGGACTCAACAGTCATTATCAAGCATGACGACCCAGACTATTGGACACCCCCACCTTGTGACATTTTCCTCTTCTATTCCTTCTCAGATGAAGTCTTCAAACTTCTCCCGAGCCAGACGACTCATAGATCTCCAAAGATTACCCGCAAAGAGGTGACAATGAAGGACTATCAGTATTTTGGGGTTGGAGCGATTGAAAAGTTCCGGCCAAAGCGTCCAG AAAAGGATAAATCCAAGGGGAAACCAAAGGAAACAAAG ATAATCGAGGTCACCAAACCAGACAGTTGTATGATATTAGAATTGACGACCGCTCCAGATCTACtcttcaaaaacaacaactgggGGATTGTGTCCTTCAAACTAGTGAGGCACTCTCACAGTGGGCCTTGTATCCACTGGAGACCATTTTATAAAGACGAGTCTGACAAACAG GTTGAAGACATGATATTCTCCATCATGGAACTATTGACTAGTGAGGAGAGGAAACGATATCTTCATGGCCTCGTTCAGGAGAAGAATCGACAGAAACAATCTCAGGATCTACTGCAAGAACACTTTACCCTGGACTACTTTTCGGATGGCGGTAAACCAGGCGTTC CGCCACTTCATGAGCTCTGCCACCCTCCAATTGAAATCAAGAAAACATATGTCCTTAAAAGATGTTCAAAGTGCAATCAAATCGAAAAGGAAAAGAGGACATTTAAAATCTGTAAAAT CTGTTATGATAGAATGCAGGTTCGCTTCAGGTCCTACTGCAGTAGAGATTGCCAAG TGTCTGATTGGCCAAGACATCGTCGAGAACACAAGGAGTTGGAGCGAGTGCGGTGTCTACTCGAGGAGGAGGACTCTGAAGAAGCCTGGGAGAACGAACTGGTCCAATACATCAATGGCTACTACAAGACTGAGGATACCGTTAGCGCACCGGGCAGACGAGCAAAGTCTGTCACATCAAGCCAAAAGAGTGAGGAATGTTCGGATAGTTCATGA
- the LOC139933886 gene encoding proton myo-inositol cotransporter-like isoform X2, which yields MYEMTDLLKAEPNMDSDDSRDGGRYDQGTTSPLVKHPDTEPKLTTFTKALVTFAAIGGFLFGYDTGVVSGAMILIKDEFNLTTVWEEVVVSVTIGAAAVSALAVGTLNDVTGRRPMIILASILFMAGAIIMCFSPSKEVLVIGRLVVGLGVGLASMTVPMYIAEASPTHLRGRLVTVNQVFITGGQVIASVIDGALSYWPWGWRLMLGLGAVPAAIQLVGFIFLPESPRWLILHHHHEKARRVLTLVYGKGSPYIDSEYENISRSAAQQDKGKQWVILRILRTPAVLRAVIVGCGLQMFQQLVGINTVMYYSATIIRMSGVQDNSTVIWLAAVVAFCNFLFSLVGLYLVEKVGRRILTLGSLLGVAFSLSFLGVGFLLMSINSPVVTQTYPQAGVCNTYHDCQQCILEDQCGFCFELDQNKVVNNSSCLPVNNTNLNYATVGPCSVREKGPKAPEWAMEYCPTSFGPMAMVGLVIYLISFAPGMGPMPWTVNSEIYPHWARSTGNSLSAMTNWLFNLLISMTFLSLTEQITRQGTFFMYSGIAVVGLVLIYWLLPETKGRPLEEVIDVFKKPWCCAGQYSTGSPYSPLGGSTNSSNDQDQRRQLLNDVD from the exons ATGTATGAGATGACAGACTTATTGAAAGCAGAACCTAACATGGACAGCGATGACAGCAGAGATGGCGGCCGTTATGATCAGGGTACAACAAGTCCCCTGGTCAAGCACCCCGATACTGAACCCAAACTTACTACATTCACCAAAGCGTTGGTCACCTTTGCAGCTATTGGGGGTTTTCTCTTTGGATATGACACTGGAGTTGTCTCCGGGGCGATGATCCTCATCAAAGATGAATTCAACTTAACAACCGTCTGGGAGGAAGTTGTG gtgagTGTGACTATTGGTGCAGCAGCAGTGTCGGCGCTTGCTGTGGGTACATTAAACGATGTCACAGGCAGGAGACCTATGATCATTTTAGCTAGTATACTATTCATGGCTGGCGCAATCATCATGTGTTTCTCACCTAGTAAGGAAGTGCTCGTCATCGGCAGACTTGTCGTGGGTCTTGGCGTAG GACTTGCATCTATGACCGTGCCGATGTACATCGCTGAAGCATCACCCACTCATCTTAGAGGTAGACTGGTTACGGTCAATCAGGTCTTTATAACTGGAGGTCAGGTCATTGCTAGCGTGATTGACGGAGCTCTGTCTTACTGGCCATGGGGATGGAG GTTGATGCTAGGATTAGGGGCAGTACCAGCTGCTATACAGCTAGTTGGCTTCATCTTTCTACCTGAGAGCCCTCGTTGGCTCATTCTGCACCATCATCACGAGAAGGCAAGGAGGGTTCTGACCCTGGTATACGGCAAGGGTAGCCCCTACATCGACAGCGAGTATGAGAATATTAGCAGAAGTGCAGCACAGCAAGATAAAG GAAAGCAATGGGTGATTCTAAGGATTTTAAGGACCCCGGCCGTTCTTCGAGCCGTAATTGTTGGCTGTGGTCTTCAGATGTTTCAACAGTTAGTGGGAATAAATACAGTCAT GTACTATAGTGCAACTATTATCCGTATGTCTGGAGTACAAGATAACTCCACAGTCATCTGGCTTGCAGCAGTGGTAGCGTTTTGCAACTTCCTCTTCTCGCTGGTTGGTCTTTATTTGGTAGAGAAGGTGGGAAGACGCATTCTTACTCTTGGAAGTCTCTTAG GTGTTGCATTCAGCCTGTCATTCCTCGGTGTTGGATTCCTGTTAATGTCCATCAACTCTCCTGTTGTTACTCAAACATACCCGCAAGCTGGTGTCTGTAACACATACCA TGACTGTCAGCAGTGTATCTTGGAAGACCAGTGCGGATTCTGTTTTGAGCTGGACCAGAATAAAGTGGTCAACAACAGTTCTTGTCTACCTGTGAATAACACCAACTTAAACTATGCGACAGTTGGTCCTTGCTCTGTGAGGGAGAAAGGACCCAAAGCCCCTGAATGGGCTATGGAGTATTGCCCAACGTCATTCGGTCCCATGGCTATGGTTGGACTTGTTATTTATCTGATTTCGTTCGCTCCGG GTATGGGTCCAATGCCATGGACAGTGAATTCAGAGATCTATCCCCATTGGGCTCGAAGTACAGGTAACTCATTGTCCGCAATGACCAACTGGCTCTTCAACCTTCTCATCTCAATGACGTTCTTAAGTCTGACTGAGCAAATCACCAGACAAG GCACGTTTTTTATGTACAGTGGTATCGCAGTAGTGGGTCTAGTGCTGATCTACTGGCTACTACCTGAGACCAAAGGACGACCCTTGGAAGAAGTGATTGACGTCTTTAAGAAGCCTTGGTGTTGTGCAGGCCAGTATTCAACAGGTTCCCCCTACAGTCCATTAGGAGGCTCCACCAACTCTAGCAATGATCAAG